From Chaetodon auriga isolate fChaAug3 chromosome 10, fChaAug3.hap1, whole genome shotgun sequence, a single genomic window includes:
- the LOC143326457 gene encoding uncharacterized protein LOC143326457 has product MQAQDVWDFPCYVHNDGAGEGQGERPPHADVPHNGVPDDKGCASVRSIFRGASRLSHPATNTRTLGVIPRLVGESEECQHTASLTSWLHWDEDEEQDGGGKRPPVGHPPDAGHPLAGGQLAVSGGKTVVSVNRGMMSVAAETGAVAWCWSRSAGFSLTDKAAYLLESGRLEREGDPPWVLIGALPPSDDHFGPGGRLTWSGADGSMTGGGRFPVCPNTEVMFFGADSPVCEDSNQLVTTGRRDLRVVSRESFLCSSSNIRFLSSRTSAIFLYAFFSSCSTSPGELAVPSVGMAARRKMRLYARKVLLTGLTLKTFEVPKTWAEKLRQAKNPTLKNKLKG; this is encoded by the coding sequence ATGCAAGCTCAGGATGTCTGGGATTTTCCCTGTTATGTCCATAACGATGGCGCCGGGGAAGGACAGGGTGAACGCCCCCCTCATGCGGACGTGCCTCACAATGGAGTCCCCGATGACAAGGGTTGTGCGAGTGTCCGCTCGATCTTCAGGGGGGCAAGCCGGCTCAGCCACCCCGCCACCAACACCAGGACCCTGGGTGTGATCCCTCGTCTGGTGGGAGAAAGTGAGGAGTGCCAGCACACTGCATCCTTAACCAGCTGGCTGCACtgggatgaggatgaggagcaggacGGTGGAGGCAAACGGCCCCCTGTTGGGCACCCACCTGATGCAGGGCACCCTCTTGCTGGAGGGCAGCTAGCCGTGAGTGGAGGGAAGACTGTGGTGTCTGTCAACAGGGGCATGATGTCCGTGGCCGCAGAGACTGGCGCCGTTGCCTGGTGCTGGTCCCGGTCCGCCGGCTTTTCCCTCACGGATAAAGCCGCATACTTATTGGAGAGCGGCAGGCTCGAGAGAGAAGGGGACCCGCCATGGGTCCTGATCGGAGCCCTTCCACCTTCGGATGACCACTTTGGCCCAGGGGGTCGCCTTACTTGGAGTGGAGCAGATGGATcgatgacaggaggaggacggtTCCCTGTGTGCCCAAATACAGAGGTGATGTTTTTTGGTGCAGACTCACCGGTCTGTGAGGACTCCAACCAGCTGGTCACCACCGGGAGACGAGACCTGAGGGTGGTTAGCAGGGAatccttcctctgcagctcgtcCAACATTCGTTTTTTGTCCTCGAGAACGTCAGCGATCTTTTTGTATGCCTTTTTTAGCAGCTGTtccacctctccaggtgagttGGCAGTGCCCAGTGTGGGCATGGCGGCTCGCAGAAAGATGAGGTTGTATGCTAGAAAAGTTCTCTTGACCGGCCTAACACTAAAAACATTTGAAGTGCCCAAGACTTGGGCTGAAAAGCTGAGACAGGCTAAAAATCCAACTCTCAAAAATAAGTTAAAAGGCTAA